The following coding sequences lie in one Paracidovorax avenae genomic window:
- a CDS encoding acetyl-CoA hydrolase/transferase family protein, translating to MPSFDTSRIQCPVLRDKLMTAEQAAALIPNGARVGMSGFTGAGYPKVIPPALATRIETLHAAGEPFSIGLWTGASTAPELDGALAKVGGVNMRMPYQSDPTCRAQINAGKMQYVDAHLSHVAPYVWFGFWGRLDVAVIEVAGVLPDGRLIPSSSVGNNKTWLDQADKIILEVNAWQPEGLDGMHDIYYGTDLPPNRVPIPLVKPGDRIGEPYLRCDPAKVVAVVPTHSPDRNSVFNPPDDTSRRIAGHIIEFLEHEVRHGRLPPTLLPLQSGVGNIANAVLAGLDAGPFQHLTAYTEVLQDGMLDMLRSGTLDSASATALSLSPAATEEFTRNIGFYRERIVLRPQEISNHPELIRRLGLISMNGMIEADIYGNVNSTHVMGSSIMNGIGGSGDYARNAYLSIFMTPSLAKGGSISCIVPMASHVDHTEHDVQILVTEQGLADLRGLSPSQRSEVVIERCAHPDFRPALRDYVARARASGCGLHTPHLLGEALSWHERYLRTGTMRA from the coding sequence ATGCCTTCCTTCGATACTTCCCGCATCCAATGCCCCGTCCTGCGGGACAAGCTCATGACGGCCGAGCAGGCCGCCGCCCTCATCCCGAACGGCGCGCGCGTCGGCATGAGCGGCTTCACCGGCGCCGGCTACCCCAAGGTGATCCCGCCCGCGCTCGCCACCCGCATCGAGACGCTGCACGCCGCGGGTGAACCCTTCAGCATCGGCCTGTGGACAGGCGCCTCCACCGCGCCGGAGCTAGACGGCGCGCTCGCCAAGGTGGGCGGCGTGAACATGCGCATGCCCTACCAGTCCGACCCGACCTGCCGCGCCCAGATCAACGCGGGCAAGATGCAGTACGTGGACGCCCACCTCTCCCACGTGGCGCCGTACGTGTGGTTCGGCTTCTGGGGCCGGCTCGACGTGGCCGTGATCGAGGTGGCCGGCGTGCTGCCCGACGGGCGGCTGATCCCGTCGTCCTCCGTGGGCAACAACAAGACCTGGCTCGATCAGGCCGACAAGATCATCCTGGAGGTGAATGCCTGGCAGCCCGAAGGGCTGGACGGCATGCACGACATCTACTACGGCACCGACCTGCCGCCCAACCGCGTGCCGATCCCGCTGGTCAAGCCCGGCGACCGCATCGGGGAGCCCTACCTCCGCTGCGACCCGGCCAAGGTGGTGGCCGTGGTGCCCACCCATTCGCCGGACCGCAACTCCGTCTTCAACCCGCCCGACGACACCTCCCGGCGCATCGCGGGCCACATCATCGAGTTCCTGGAGCACGAAGTGCGGCACGGCCGGCTGCCGCCCACGCTGCTGCCGCTGCAGTCGGGCGTGGGCAACATCGCCAACGCCGTGCTGGCGGGGCTGGACGCCGGCCCCTTCCAGCACCTCACGGCCTATACCGAGGTGCTGCAGGACGGCATGCTGGACATGCTGCGCTCCGGCACGCTGGACAGCGCCTCGGCCACCGCCCTGTCGCTCAGCCCCGCAGCCACCGAGGAATTCACCCGCAACATCGGCTTCTACCGCGAACGCATCGTGCTGCGCCCGCAGGAGATCAGCAACCACCCCGAGCTGATCCGCCGGCTGGGCCTCATCTCGATGAACGGCATGATCGAGGCCGACATCTACGGCAACGTGAACTCCACGCACGTGATGGGCTCGTCGATCATGAACGGCATCGGCGGCTCGGGCGACTATGCGCGCAATGCCTACCTTTCGATCTTCATGACGCCCTCGCTCGCCAAGGGCGGCAGCATCTCGTGCATCGTACCCATGGCCTCGCACGTGGACCACACCGAGCACGACGTGCAGATCCTCGTCACCGAGCAGGGCCTCGCGGACCTGCGCGGCCTCTCGCCCTCGCAGCGCTCGGAGGTGGTGATCGAACGCTGCGCGCATCCCGACTTCCGCCCCGCCCTGCGCGACTACGTGGCCCGCGCCCGCGCGAGCGGCTGCGGCCTGCATACGCCGCACCTGCTGGGCGAGGCGCTGTCCTGGCACGAGCGGTACCTGCGCACCGGCACCATGCGCGCCTGA
- a CDS encoding PIG-L deacetylase family protein — MVDLTADRAAERQIDIGRPRCTSLAWQEHLSRRNGVRMPVSAMVGAAQRLVVLAPHPDDELLACGMLMHAHARRGGDVLIIGVTDGEASHRDVPGWSAPDTAAMRRRERVEGLDALGAGTADLLLLGLPDGALQERVDDLQQALGTLLRPDDAVVTTWRLDGHPDHEACGLAAAGAARRAGALLWEAPVWMWHWADPEHPTVPWHRLCAFQPPAGAAAAKQAALSRHRSQLAERGHGLAPVLDGAILERARWPLEYFLLPGA, encoded by the coding sequence ATGGTCGATCTGACGGCAGACCGCGCGGCAGAGCGGCAGATCGATATCGGCCGTCCGCGCTGCACATCCCTGGCCTGGCAGGAGCATCTGTCCCGCCGCAATGGCGTCCGCATGCCCGTGTCCGCCATGGTCGGCGCCGCCCAGCGCCTCGTGGTGCTGGCGCCGCATCCCGACGACGAACTGCTGGCCTGCGGCATGCTGATGCATGCCCATGCCCGCCGGGGTGGCGACGTTCTGATCATCGGAGTGACCGACGGCGAGGCCAGCCACCGGGATGTACCGGGCTGGTCGGCGCCGGACACCGCCGCCATGCGCCGCCGGGAGCGCGTGGAAGGCCTGGATGCGCTGGGCGCCGGCACGGCCGACCTGCTGCTGCTCGGCCTGCCGGACGGAGCCCTCCAGGAGCGCGTCGATGACCTGCAGCAGGCGCTGGGCACGCTGCTGCGCCCGGACGATGCCGTGGTGACCACGTGGCGGCTCGACGGGCACCCGGACCACGAGGCTTGCGGCCTGGCCGCTGCCGGTGCGGCGCGCAGGGCTGGCGCCCTGCTGTGGGAGGCGCCCGTGTGGATGTGGCACTGGGCGGACCCGGAGCACCCGACGGTGCCCTGGCACCGCCTGTGCGCCTTCCAGCCCCCGGCAGGGGCCGCGGCGGCCAAGCAGGCGGCCCTCTCGCGCCACCGGTCGCAGCTTGCGGAGCGCGGGCACGGCCTGGCGCCCGTGCTGGACGGCGCGATCCTGGAGCGCGCCCGCTGGCCGCTCGAATATTTCCTTCTTCCAGGGGCATGA
- a CDS encoding hotdog fold thioesterase encodes MPIWKQPIDLHSLNHPATPNAVTHLGIEFTEIGDDFLRARVPVDERTRQPFGLLHGGVSVVLAETLGSVGAFYASPEGCRAVGLDINANHLRAATEGWVTGTARPIHIGRTTHVWQIDMANEAGDLTCVSRLTMAILAPR; translated from the coding sequence ATGCCGATCTGGAAGCAGCCCATCGACCTGCACAGCCTGAACCACCCGGCCACGCCGAACGCGGTGACCCACCTGGGCATCGAGTTCACCGAGATCGGCGACGATTTCCTGCGCGCCCGCGTGCCGGTGGACGAGCGCACCAGGCAGCCCTTCGGCCTGCTGCACGGCGGCGTGAGCGTGGTGCTGGCCGAGACGCTGGGCTCCGTGGGCGCGTTCTACGCCTCGCCCGAGGGCTGCCGCGCGGTGGGACTGGACATCAACGCCAACCACCTGCGCGCCGCCACCGAGGGCTGGGTGACCGGCACCGCGCGGCCCATCCACATCGGCCGCACCACGCACGTGTGGCAGATCGACATGGCCAACGAGGCCGGCGACCTCACCTGCGTCTCGCGCCTCACCATGGCGATCCTCGCGCCGCGCTGA
- a CDS encoding protein-S-isoprenylcysteine O-methyltransferase has translation MHLHAAQATFLVGLLAYQAIRIVYQRRARAAGPSRASYSTRQDKALIALVAIGQMVLPLAYIFTPWLDGASHDAAPDVLPYAGALVWAAGLWLFWRAHAELGTWWSITLEIRHGHQLVQHGVYRVVRHPMYAAFLLFGVAQALLLPNAIAGPSALVAVAILCIVRIPREEAMMCEEFGQAYRDYMRTTGAVIPRLVPWRRIA, from the coding sequence ATGCATCTTCACGCCGCCCAGGCGACATTCCTCGTGGGCCTGCTGGCCTACCAGGCCATCCGCATCGTCTACCAGCGCCGAGCGCGCGCTGCCGGCCCATCCAGGGCGAGCTATTCCACCCGGCAGGACAAGGCACTGATCGCGCTGGTGGCCATCGGGCAGATGGTGCTGCCACTGGCGTACATCTTCACCCCCTGGCTGGATGGAGCCTCGCATGACGCCGCCCCCGACGTGCTGCCGTATGCCGGTGCGCTGGTCTGGGCTGCAGGCCTCTGGCTGTTCTGGCGCGCCCATGCGGAGCTGGGCACGTGGTGGTCGATCACGCTGGAGATCCGGCACGGCCACCAGTTGGTCCAGCACGGCGTGTACCGCGTGGTGCGGCACCCGATGTATGCCGCATTCCTGCTGTTCGGCGTGGCGCAGGCCCTGTTGCTGCCCAATGCCATCGCGGGGCCTTCGGCGCTGGTCGCGGTGGCCATCCTCTGCATCGTGCGCATTCCCCGCGAGGAGGCCATGATGTGCGAGGAGTTCGGGCAGGCGTACCGCGACTACATGCGGACCACGGGCGCGGTCATTCCGCGGCTGGTGCCATGGCGGCGCATCGCCTGA
- a CDS encoding FAD-binding oxidoreductase, with translation MNAPTATAHLLPEIRLRPVPQAFMDALQARFGPQCSLAQAVREQHGRDEGSMQAPPPSAVVFAESTQDVADAVRLAAQHDVPVIPYGAGSSLEGHLLAIQGGISIDVSRMNRLLSVDADDLTVTVQPGITRKQLNEAIKDTGLFFPIDPGADASIGGMAATRASGTNAVRYGTMRENVLALEVVTASGEAIRTGTRAKKSAAGYDLTRLLVGSEGTLGVITEVTLRLYPLPEAVSAAICSFPSIEAAVRTVIQTIQLGVPIARVELIDAHTVRMVNAHSKLGLREEPMLLMEFHGSPAGVQEQAETVQSIAQEWNGNAFEWATTPEERTRLWTARHNAYFAAVQSRPGCRAISTDTCVPISRLADCLLDSVTEADASGIPYFLVGHVGDGNFHFGYLIDPNSDDERMVAEQLNHQLVARALAMGGTCTGEHGVGIHKMGFLLDETGPGAVGMMRAIKQALDPKNILNPGKIFEM, from the coding sequence ATGAACGCCCCCACCGCCACCGCCCACCTGCTGCCCGAGATCCGACTGCGCCCCGTGCCGCAGGCCTTCATGGACGCACTGCAGGCACGATTCGGCCCCCAGTGCTCGCTGGCCCAGGCCGTGCGCGAGCAGCACGGGCGCGACGAAGGCTCGATGCAGGCGCCGCCGCCCTCGGCCGTGGTCTTCGCCGAGAGCACGCAGGACGTGGCCGATGCCGTGCGCCTGGCTGCGCAGCACGACGTTCCCGTCATTCCATACGGCGCGGGCTCGTCGCTCGAAGGCCATCTGCTCGCCATCCAGGGCGGCATCAGCATCGACGTCTCGCGCATGAATCGCCTGCTGAGCGTGGATGCCGACGACCTCACCGTGACCGTGCAGCCCGGCATCACGCGCAAGCAACTCAACGAGGCGATCAAGGACACGGGCCTGTTCTTCCCGATCGACCCGGGCGCGGACGCCAGCATCGGCGGCATGGCCGCCACGCGCGCCAGCGGCACCAACGCCGTGCGCTACGGCACCATGCGCGAGAACGTGCTCGCGCTCGAAGTGGTGACGGCCTCGGGGGAAGCCATCCGCACCGGCACCCGCGCCAAGAAGAGCGCCGCCGGCTACGACCTGACGCGCCTGCTGGTGGGCAGCGAAGGCACGCTGGGCGTCATCACCGAAGTCACGCTGCGCCTCTACCCATTGCCCGAGGCCGTGAGTGCCGCCATCTGCTCCTTCCCGAGCATCGAGGCTGCCGTGCGCACCGTCATCCAGACCATCCAGCTGGGCGTGCCCATCGCCCGCGTGGAGTTGATCGACGCGCACACCGTGCGCATGGTGAACGCCCACAGCAAGCTCGGCCTGCGCGAGGAACCCATGCTGCTGATGGAGTTCCACGGCTCGCCCGCCGGCGTGCAGGAGCAGGCCGAGACCGTGCAATCCATCGCGCAGGAGTGGAACGGCAACGCCTTCGAATGGGCCACCACGCCCGAGGAACGCACGCGCCTGTGGACCGCGCGGCACAACGCGTATTTCGCGGCCGTGCAGAGCCGCCCCGGCTGCCGGGCCATCAGCACCGACACCTGCGTGCCCATCAGCCGCCTGGCCGACTGCCTGCTCGACTCGGTGACCGAGGCCGACGCCAGCGGCATCCCCTACTTCCTCGTCGGCCACGTGGGCGACGGCAACTTCCACTTCGGCTACCTGATCGACCCCAACAGCGACGACGAGCGCATGGTGGCCGAGCAGCTCAACCACCAGCTCGTCGCCCGGGCCCTGGCCATGGGCGGCACGTGCACCGGCGAGCACGGCGTGGGCATCCACAAGATGGGTTTCCTGCTGGACGAGACCGGGCCGGGGGCCGTGGGGATGATGCGGGCGATCAAGCAGGCGCTGGATCCGAAGAATATTTTGAATCCGGGGAAGATTTTTGAGATGTGA
- a CDS encoding DUF6402 family protein: MTSIIAVPQEALRAELLRKLAPKYATRLFQLRDIPNVMRSRLGWTVAGALMERWFNGAPFRLPPEMKEGRALQYRLSQLAGGHLDEMTVTMAWALRFARVQSALTRLQANWATPAGVGMLKRRIANQYSGLQCVRFGDLSQPAKILDETCQVNYLVFGKWSDPLDDFYGAMGEAQLNVAVSGIVTPQGGGGTMVEIDELGFYLRDSYDFNDNHAFLSQPLGCWGFSGVQCGPLTRTIVKIEDITVDGEPADVEGYKYLVQNADFQRWREKHQRGGDFMVLSDVLRVRLPFPQKFSW, from the coding sequence ATGACGAGCATCATTGCGGTGCCGCAGGAGGCACTGCGTGCTGAACTGTTGCGAAAACTTGCACCAAAGTACGCTACACGACTTTTCCAATTGCGGGACATCCCGAATGTGATGCGCTCGCGGCTGGGTTGGACTGTGGCAGGTGCGTTGATGGAGCGGTGGTTCAACGGCGCGCCATTTCGCTTGCCCCCGGAAATGAAGGAAGGTCGCGCGCTCCAGTACAGACTGAGCCAGTTGGCGGGAGGGCATCTTGACGAAATGACCGTCACCATGGCTTGGGCTCTTCGGTTTGCGCGAGTGCAGTCTGCCTTGACCAGATTGCAAGCCAATTGGGCCACTCCTGCCGGGGTGGGGATGCTGAAGCGGCGGATCGCCAACCAATATAGCGGCCTGCAATGTGTGCGTTTTGGTGATCTCTCCCAGCCTGCCAAAATCTTGGATGAGACCTGCCAGGTCAACTACCTTGTTTTTGGAAAGTGGAGCGATCCATTGGATGATTTCTATGGTGCGATGGGTGAGGCACAGCTGAACGTGGCTGTTTCAGGTATTGTCACCCCGCAGGGCGGTGGCGGTACCATGGTAGAGATCGACGAGCTTGGCTTTTATTTGCGTGATTCCTACGACTTCAACGACAACCATGCTTTTCTGTCGCAGCCCCTGGGGTGCTGGGGATTTTCCGGTGTGCAATGTGGACCTCTCACCCGAACCATTGTGAAAATTGAGGATATCACCGTGGATGGAGAACCAGCTGACGTGGAAGGTTATAAATATCTCGTTCAGAATGCCGACTTTCAGCGTTGGAGGGAAAAGCACCAGAGGGGCGGCGATTTCATGGTGCTTTCTGATGTTTTGCGCGTACGACTGCCGTTCCCGCAAAAATTCTCTTGGTGA
- a CDS encoding cob(I)yrinic acid a,c-diamide adenosyltransferase translates to MGNRLTQIATRTGDDGRTGLGDNSRVSKHSARPHAMGDVDELNSHIGLLLCEPLPEDVRTLLGDVQHQLFDLGGELSIPGFELLKEGALAQLDAALARHNATLPRLQEFILPAGTRAAAQAHVCRTVARRAERAVVALGEAEGLRPAPRQYLNRLSDLFFVLARVLNRMEGGDDVYWRSDRMARAAEQDEGSDAG, encoded by the coding sequence ATGGGCAACCGATTGACACAGATTGCCACGCGCACGGGCGACGACGGGCGCACCGGCCTGGGCGACAACTCCCGCGTCTCCAAGCACAGCGCCCGGCCGCACGCCATGGGCGACGTGGACGAGCTCAACTCCCACATCGGCCTGCTGCTCTGCGAGCCTCTGCCGGAGGACGTGCGCACGCTGCTGGGCGACGTACAGCACCAGCTTTTCGACCTGGGCGGCGAGCTGTCCATCCCGGGATTCGAGCTGCTCAAGGAGGGCGCGCTCGCGCAGCTGGATGCGGCCCTGGCGCGCCACAACGCCACGCTGCCGCGCCTGCAGGAGTTCATTCTGCCCGCCGGCACGCGCGCCGCGGCGCAGGCGCATGTCTGCCGCACGGTGGCCCGGCGCGCGGAACGTGCCGTGGTGGCCCTGGGCGAAGCCGAGGGCCTGCGGCCCGCGCCCCGGCAATACCTGAACCGCCTGTCCGACCTGTTCTTCGTGCTCGCCCGCGTGCTCAACCGCATGGAAGGAGGGGACGACGTGTACTGGCGCAGCGACCGCATGGCACGCGCTGCCGAGCAGGACGAAGGTTCCGACGCCGGATAG
- a CDS encoding EF-hand domain-containing protein translates to MPATQQRRPTLTFDARSVMLFAAIAVGSAAAHAQTSSTTSSAGTHSTPSHSGAPSMGAQGLSAAGSNRATFGGTSPSTSAGASFDRADSDKDGKLSAQEVARLPAISQHFKELDTNHDGALSRTEFEAGAKS, encoded by the coding sequence ATGCCAGCTACGCAGCAACGACGACCCACCCTCACCTTCGATGCCCGCAGCGTGATGCTCTTCGCGGCCATCGCCGTGGGAAGCGCCGCGGCGCATGCACAGACCTCCTCCACCACGTCCTCGGCGGGAACGCATTCCACGCCATCGCATTCCGGCGCCCCCTCCATGGGCGCCCAGGGACTCTCCGCTGCGGGCAGCAACCGCGCCACTTTCGGGGGCACCTCTCCCTCCACGTCCGCCGGCGCCTCGTTCGACCGAGCAGACAGCGACAAGGACGGAAAGCTGAGCGCCCAGGAGGTCGCCCGCCTGCCCGCCATCAGCCAGCATTTCAAGGAACTGGACACCAACCACGACGGTGCCCTGTCCCGTACCGAATTCGAGGCAGGCGCCAAATCCTGA
- a CDS encoding acyl-CoA dehydrogenase family protein, producing the protein MSMRDPGHGAALLPALRSVLAGLGADAGPADGLRTLVDAGCTDLPPPGGGATADRWRALGEVAAHDLSLVKLYEGHTDALAILRELGAPAGIAGSTPASAWGTWAAEAPGARATVHAGPDGTALLRGRKAWCSGAQHASHGLLTAWHPDGQGPQLMAVDMRQPGVSFSGDHWHAVGMAASASVDVLFDGVPAVPVGAPGDYLRRPGFWQGGAGVAACWHGGAVALARVLHAAVAQAPEAQRTAFRLAALGRVDRALTGSAALLREAAGWIDAHPHDDARLPALRVRQAAEASARAVLDEVGRALGATPWCRDAGFARRAADLPVFIRQSHAERDDAAMGECLAQSQEVPWSI; encoded by the coding sequence ATGAGCATGCGCGATCCCGGCCACGGCGCGGCGCTGCTGCCTGCGCTGCGATCCGTGCTGGCAGGCCTCGGCGCGGACGCCGGACCGGCGGACGGCCTGCGGACATTGGTGGATGCAGGCTGCACGGACCTTCCGCCACCCGGTGGGGGCGCGACGGCGGACCGCTGGCGTGCGCTGGGCGAGGTGGCCGCGCATGACCTCTCGCTCGTCAAGCTCTACGAAGGCCACACCGACGCGCTCGCCATCCTGCGCGAACTGGGCGCCCCGGCAGGCATCGCGGGCAGCACCCCCGCATCGGCATGGGGCACCTGGGCGGCGGAAGCGCCCGGCGCACGCGCGACCGTGCATGCCGGCCCGGACGGGACAGCGCTCCTGCGCGGCCGCAAGGCCTGGTGCTCGGGCGCGCAGCATGCGAGCCACGGATTGCTGACCGCCTGGCATCCGGACGGCCAGGGGCCGCAGCTCATGGCGGTGGACATGCGCCAGCCGGGCGTATCGTTCTCGGGCGACCACTGGCATGCGGTGGGCATGGCCGCCAGCGCCAGCGTCGATGTGCTGTTCGACGGCGTTCCGGCCGTGCCCGTGGGTGCGCCAGGCGACTACCTGCGGCGGCCCGGGTTCTGGCAGGGGGGTGCCGGCGTGGCCGCGTGCTGGCATGGCGGCGCGGTGGCACTGGCGCGCGTCCTGCACGCGGCCGTGGCGCAGGCTCCCGAGGCGCAGCGCACGGCCTTCCGGCTCGCAGCCCTGGGGCGGGTGGACCGGGCGTTGACGGGATCGGCTGCGCTGTTGCGCGAGGCGGCCGGCTGGATCGACGCGCATCCACACGACGACGCGCGGCTGCCAGCCCTGCGGGTGCGCCAGGCGGCCGAGGCGAGCGCGCGGGCCGTGCTCGACGAAGTGGGCCGGGCCCTGGGGGCCACGCCCTGGTGCCGCGATGCCGGATTCGCGCGCAGGGCGGCGGACCTGCCGGTCTTCATCCGCCAGAGCCATGCGGAACGCGACGATGCCGCCATGGGCGAATGCCTGGCGCAATCGCAGGAGGTGCCATGGTCGATCTGA
- a CDS encoding glycosyltransferase family 2 protein, whose translation MIGIVVPVHDEEECLDGCLRALHVAAAHPRLRGEGVEIVVALDACSDRSADIARRHRVTALALERRNVGAARAAGARAALAAGARWLGFTDADSTVAPDWIASQLALASDVVCGTVEVRDWDGYSGDVQQRYLAAYSDAPGHRHIHGANLGVASGAYVQAGGFPELCSGEDVALVRALEASGASIAWTDQPRVVTSARRRWRAPDGFGAYLAGLAGLAGPATMASAAAGGVA comes from the coding sequence ATGATCGGCATCGTCGTCCCGGTCCACGACGAGGAGGAATGCCTGGACGGGTGCCTGCGCGCCTTGCACGTGGCTGCCGCCCATCCCCGGCTGCGTGGCGAGGGCGTGGAGATCGTGGTCGCGCTCGATGCCTGTTCCGACCGCTCGGCCGATATCGCGAGGCGCCACCGCGTGACGGCGCTGGCGCTGGAGCGCCGCAACGTGGGCGCGGCCCGTGCGGCGGGGGCCCGCGCAGCCCTGGCCGCTGGCGCCCGATGGCTGGGCTTCACCGATGCCGACAGCACCGTGGCTCCCGACTGGATCGCCAGCCAGCTGGCACTGGCGAGCGACGTCGTCTGCGGCACCGTCGAAGTGCGCGACTGGGACGGATATTCCGGTGATGTGCAGCAGCGTTACCTGGCCGCCTATTCCGATGCGCCGGGACACCGGCACATCCATGGCGCCAACCTCGGCGTGGCGTCGGGCGCCTATGTGCAGGCCGGGGGCTTTCCCGAGCTGTGCTCGGGCGAGGACGTGGCCCTGGTGCGCGCGCTCGAGGCGTCGGGAGCGTCCATCGCGTGGACCGACCAGCCGCGCGTGGTGACCAGTGCGCGCCGCCGCTGGCGCGCGCCGGACGGCTTCGGCGCCTATCTGGCAGGCCTCGCGGGCCTGGCGGGGCCGGCGACCATGGCGTCGGCCGCTGCAGGAGGCGTGGCATGA
- a CDS encoding HdeA/HdeB family chaperone, giving the protein MRVLARLSVLTLSSLAAAAAMAQTPSPAAPSATAANPAAATAPAPAAKARKPLVKTTCSDYVGMDETIKPKFIYYAVGHTQGGKKEAVFEEDAIEKIKPELDQYCSVHLTKSAYAKVMASSMASEGSAAHGHSKAK; this is encoded by the coding sequence ATGAGAGTTCTTGCCCGCCTGTCCGTCCTGACCCTTTCCTCCCTGGCCGCCGCAGCGGCCATGGCGCAGACGCCGAGCCCCGCGGCACCGTCGGCAACGGCCGCGAACCCGGCGGCCGCCACGGCCCCCGCGCCGGCCGCGAAGGCCCGCAAGCCGCTGGTGAAGACCACCTGCTCCGACTACGTGGGCATGGACGAAACGATCAAGCCCAAGTTCATCTACTACGCCGTGGGCCACACGCAGGGCGGCAAGAAGGAAGCGGTGTTCGAGGAGGACGCCATCGAGAAGATCAAGCCCGAGCTGGACCAGTACTGCTCGGTGCACCTGACGAAGTCCGCCTATGCGAAGGTGATGGCCAGCAGCATGGCGTCCGAGGGGTCGGCGGCGCACGGGCATTCGAAGGCCAAGTGA
- a CDS encoding class I SAM-dependent methyltransferase yields the protein MTMPPEALPCADGGADAAQHFEAMYAGSDDPWRFDGSWYEARKRRMLLAALPHEHYARAFEPGCATGLLTAELAPRCGRLLATDGAGRALSVAGQRLRSHPHVSLRRMWVPDEWPEGAFDLIVLSEFVYYLAPAAIDRLAQRVRASLAPDGVVAACHWRRPIEGCALGGDAAHARLENAMALHRVVDTVDADFRLGVWGTATESVACREGRTD from the coding sequence ATGACCATGCCTCCGGAAGCCCTCCCTTGCGCGGACGGCGGCGCGGACGCGGCGCAGCATTTCGAGGCGATGTACGCCGGTAGCGACGATCCGTGGCGCTTCGACGGCAGCTGGTACGAAGCCCGCAAGCGCCGCATGCTGCTGGCGGCGCTGCCCCACGAGCACTATGCCCGCGCCTTCGAACCCGGCTGTGCCACCGGGCTGCTCACGGCCGAGCTGGCCCCGCGCTGCGGCCGGCTGCTCGCCACCGACGGCGCCGGGCGGGCGCTGTCGGTCGCCGGCCAGCGCCTGCGGTCGCACCCCCACGTCTCGCTGCGGCGCATGTGGGTACCGGATGAATGGCCCGAAGGGGCCTTCGACCTGATCGTGCTCAGCGAGTTCGTGTACTACCTGGCCCCCGCCGCCATCGACCGCCTGGCGCAGCGCGTGCGCGCCTCGCTCGCGCCCGACGGCGTGGTGGCGGCATGCCACTGGCGCAGGCCGATCGAGGGTTGCGCCCTCGGCGGCGATGCGGCGCATGCACGGCTGGAGAATGCGATGGCATTGCACCGCGTGGTGGACACGGTGGACGCGGATTTCCGCCTGGGGGTCTGGGGGACCGCTACGGAGTCTGTCGCCTGCCGCGAAGGCAGGACGGATTGA
- a CDS encoding YopT-type cysteine protease domain-containing protein: MLAPRASLPSARPEVCSGVPPREGASAIPYRTAELTGANTEGICLGLSAEWLRRLGQSPADRMAALARGSASHAQAGQWQRQYADGKAMRRSSGTQTANADIQAQNAVLRAAGLRPADSDEVFDSNTPEVLPYVSDTIAVSGTKHLLGLYFTDGTAHTVATSASGRRTTVFDPNYGEFEARSREVESLLGSLIQRYREHGHSPVAISLQVLH, from the coding sequence ATGCTCGCACCGCGCGCATCGCTGCCATCCGCCAGGCCGGAGGTCTGCAGTGGTGTACCGCCACGGGAGGGCGCCTCCGCCATCCCCTACCGCACCGCCGAACTCACTGGAGCCAATACCGAAGGCATCTGCCTGGGGCTCTCTGCGGAATGGCTTCGCCGCCTTGGCCAGAGCCCCGCCGACCGCATGGCTGCGTTGGCGCGGGGATCCGCCAGCCATGCCCAGGCCGGCCAGTGGCAGCGGCAGTACGCGGATGGCAAGGCCATGCGGCGGAGCAGCGGTACGCAGACGGCAAATGCGGATATCCAGGCACAGAATGCGGTACTGCGCGCTGCGGGCCTGCGCCCGGCGGATAGCGATGAGGTCTTCGATTCCAATACGCCTGAAGTGCTGCCGTATGTGTCCGACACGATTGCGGTGAGCGGCACGAAGCATCTGCTGGGGCTGTATTTCACCGACGGGACGGCGCACACCGTCGCGACGTCGGCATCGGGGCGGCGCACGACGGTCTTCGACCCGAACTATGGCGAGTTCGAAGCCCGGTCACGCGAGGTGGAAAGCCTGCTCGGAAGCCTGATTCAACGCTACAGGGAGCATGGCCACTCCCCGGTGGCCATCAGCCTGCAGGTACTGCATTGA